DNA from Roseimicrobium sp. ORNL1:
CCTGGAACCCGAGGGTTTCATAGGCGTACTTGAACTCATCACCCGGCACCGGCGTCCCTTCCAGACAGAATATCTGACGGGGGCGGTCATGGATTCTGAAAATTGGAGCGTAGAATGATGATGAAACATCAAAGGGCTCAGCGGCTGTTCTCGCCCGAGGCGCAAAATCGAGTGCGTTGATGATGGAGAACCATGTGTCCCCAGCCTGAGCGGCCAGAATTTCGCAGCCTCCAATGCTAAACACATAGTACATGTCCTCGCTGCTCTCCCACGCGGCATCCGTGAAGGCCACCGCATCCTCTCCACAGGCGTACAACTGGGCCCCCGGGCATTCCTGCTCCACTGTACCTACAAAAGGCTCGTCTGGCCATAGTGAGGCCAAGGGCTGGCCGTCAAAGGCCTCGACGATGCTGCCTGCCCCTGGAAGGGTAATAGCCAGCTTCGGGCAGCCGGGAGAGAATCCAATTCTGTAGAGTCGCTTCACAAATACTTCTACACAGAGTGTCTAAAGTCCGGGTGCCGTGCAAGCCTCTTCCTTTCGGGGCCGATGAGATTCCACGACCGCAATACATCCCTGTTCGCCCTATTACGCTGCTTGCATGGTTGAACGACTGAAGGGAGCCTGCGCTCAGGCATCAGCCACACCCTTCTGCACCTCATACCGCATCTCCACCATGGTGCTCCCCATCTGGCGCACCGACATCAGCTTCAAATGTGGACTCAGCACCCGGCGAGGAAACAACGGCTTCCCCTTTCCCAAGGTAACTGAACCAATCTGCAAGATGAGTTCATCCAACAAGCCCGCATCATAGAACTGACCCGCGAGATCACCCCCGCCCACGACCCAGATGTTCTTGTCGCCCGCAGCAGCACGCATCTCGGCATGCACTTGACGCACATCACCACGGACAAATCGGATGTCCGCACCCTCAATGAGCGGAAGCTCCCGACTGGTGAATATCCACGTGGGCTGCGTGTAAGGCCACGGAGAGCCCACTTCCGCAATCACCTTGTCTGCATTGCGCAGCATCCATTCATACGTGGTCGATCCCATGGCCAGCGCGCCAATCTCCGCGATGAACGCCGGATAGCTGGACTCACCCAACTCACCCAGAGGAAAGAGCCACTCCAGCGAGTCATCTTCCGTGGCAATGAATCCATCCAGGCTGGTGGCGGTGTAGTACTGGGTTTTCATGATTCCTTTCTCAACAGTCAAGACTTCCATCGTGCACTTCGTCCCTCGATGGCCGGGTCGTGCGGCGCAACAAGGATTGATACCTTGCGTTCATACGCCGTGCTCAAATCGTCAACCGCGTCCGCGCGGAATCTCAATTCATAGCATGAACGGCCGCAATCGTTGATAACGCCGATTCTTGTCCTCGTGATGACAACGCACGCCTCGCGAATCCGGTCTCGTGGAAGACCAACTTTCGCCATTTGCTCCGCAAACTGCTGCGCCGCCAGCCGATGAGCAAAAACGGCTGCCGGA
Protein-coding regions in this window:
- a CDS encoding dihydrofolate reductase family protein, with amino-acid sequence MKTQYYTATSLDGFIATEDDSLEWLFPLGELGESSYPAFIAEIGALAMGSTTYEWMLRNADKVIAEVGSPWPYTQPTWIFTSRELPLIEGADIRFVRGDVRQVHAEMRAAAGDKNIWVVGGGDLAGQFYDAGLLDELILQIGSVTLGKGKPLFPRRVLSPHLKLMSVRQMGSTMVEMRYEVQKGVADA